TGATCCGGTGTCAGGCAGGCTTCGTACACCGACGCGGGGAACTCGGCGGTGCCGGGTGCCTCGACTGCGGGACGCTCGCGGGCCGGAAAGGGGTCGGTCAGGCCGTCGCGTTCGATCACGAGGTTACCGTCGGAGTCGATTCGGACGACCGCGACACCGGGATGGTCCCGCAGGGTACCGACGAACCGTCGGCGGAAGTTGCCGCCCACGTCCGCGACGGTAGCCGGTGGCACCGCCAGTCGCTCGTCGAAGTCGTCGCGTCGGTCGGGCCACTCGTCGAGCGGCGGCGTCAACAGGACGAACAGCCCCCCGCCGTCCACCGCGCCGACGGTGCGCCCGACTGCGTTCGGCGAGAAGTCCGCGTGGCAGTCGAGGATCACGGTTCGGCGGGTTCGGCCCAGCAGATCGCTCGCGTGCCGAGGTTCGACGGTCTCGACGCCCGGTACCTCGCGGGTCGAGACCAACGTGCTGTCCGTGTCGGCGGCGGAGTCGGAGTCGCCGGTCCCCGCGTCGAGGACCCGAGAGTCGTCGTCACTCGCCCGAACCGCGTCGAGTGCCGTCTCCAAGCCGATGTCGCGGTCGCCAGCGAGCACGAGCAGTCGGCGCTCGTTCGCCCGGCGGGCTTCCGTGCGGAGCGACCGGACGAGGGCACGGCAGTCCATACCCGCGATTGGCGCGTCGACGGTTTGGCCGTTTTCATCCGGCGGCACCCGGCGGCCCACGTTCCCCGTCCGAACACGTTCGGGAGCCGTCCCACCGACTCGGAACCCCCGTCCGACTCAAAAGCCCGCCGTGTGAAGGGCGACCCGTCATGAGAGTCCGCAAGCAGACCCTGGCGAAGCTACTGCTGGTCGTCTTCGTCGTGAACCTCGTCGTCATGGGCGCGGGCGCGCTCCTGGCGTACGAGCAGGCACCGCCCATCCCGAGAGCGGTGCAGGGGCCCGACGGCGAGACCCTGGTGACGAAGGGAGAGGTACAGGAGGGCAAGACGGTGTTCCAGCGTGACGGGTTGATGAACCACGGTTCGATCCTCGGCAACGGGGCGTACTTCGGGCCGGACTACACCGCCGACACGCTGGACCTGAAGGTCCAGTACATGCGCGAGTACTACGCCGAGGAGCGCCACGGGACGACCTACGACGCGCTCTCGGGACCGGAACAGGCCGCCGTCGACCAGCGCGTCGAGACCGAACTCGACGACGAGTACGGGGAGACGGGCGTCGTGCAGTACTCCGCGGCGGAGACCTACGCCCACCGACAGGTCCGCGAGGTGTACGTCGAGCGATACCACGAGGGGAGTCTGGAACGGGGCGTCCCGGCCGGGATGATCGACTCCGAGGGCGAGGCCCGGCGGTTCGCGGACTTCGCGCTGTGGACCGCGTGGATGTCCCACACCGACCGCCCCGGGAGCGACCACACCTTCACGAACGACTGGCCGTACCAGCCGACCGCCGGGAACGAACCGACCACCGCCGCGATGACGTGGTCCGTGATCGCCATGGTCCTGCTCGTCGCCGGTGCGGGCGTCGGCGTCTGGCTCTACAAGTCCGTGGAGTTGCCCGAACCGGAGACCGACGGCGTCTCGGTCCCGCACCCCGAGGACGTCGACCTCGTGCCGAGTCAGCGCGCGGCGGTGACGTTCGTCCCCGTCGCGGCCCTGCTGTTCGTCGGACAGGTGATGCTCGGCGGCCTGCTCGCACACTACTACGTCGAACGCGGCGGCTTCTTCGGTCTCGGGGAGCTACTGGGGGTGAACGTCGTCTCGCTGTTGCCCTTCGCCATCGCCAAGACGTGGCACATCGACCTCGGGGTCCTCTGGATCGCCACGCTGTGGATCGGCGCGGGGCTGTTCCTCCCGCCGTTGCTGACCGGCTACGAACCCGACGGCCAGTCGCGGCTGATCCACGGCTTGCTCGGTGCGCTCGTCGTCGTCGTGGTCGGCGGTCTCTCGGGGATCTGGCTCGGCGCACAGGGGTACATCGACGGGAGCCTCTGGTGGATTCTCGGCAACGAAGGGCTGGAGTATCTCGAAGTCGGAAAACTCTGGCAGGTCGGTCTGCTCGCCGGCTTCGTCGGCTGGGCGTACCTCGTCGCACGGGGGTTCAAGCCCTTGCTGGATCGGGAGCCGCGTCACGGCCTGGCGCACATGATCCTCTACGCCGGCGGCTCTATCGCCCTGCTGTTCGTCGCCGGGTTCCTGTTCACGCCGAAGACGAACATCGCCGTCACCGAGTTCTGGCGCTGGTGGGTCGTCCACATGTGGGTCGAGGGCGCCTTCGAGTTCTTCATCGTCGCCGTCGTCGGCCTGACGCTGGTGTCGATGAACCTCCTCTCCAAACGGTCGGCCGAGAAGGCCGTCCTCCTGGAGGCGCTGTTCGTCATGGGGACCGGCGTCATCGGCGTCTCCCACCACTACTGGTGGATCGGGATGCCGGACCTGTGGGTGCCCATCGGGAGCGTCTTCTCGACGTTGGAGCTGATTCCGCTCGTCTTCATCCTCTTCGAGGCGATCAACGAGTACCGCGCGATGGCGACCGCAGGAGAGGCGTTCCCCTACAGCCTCCCCTTCGCGTTCATCGTCGCCTCGGGCGTCTGGAACTTCGTCGGCGCGGGGGTGCTCGGCTTCTTCATCAACCTCCCGCTGGTGAACTACTACGAGCACGGGACCTACCTCACGGTCGGTCACGCCCACGCCGCGATGTTCGGCGCGTTCGGCTTCCTCGCGCTAGGGATGGCGACCTACATGCTCCGGATCGCGGTCAGAGAGGTCCACTGGTCGACCCGGCGACTCCGGGCCGCCTTCTGGCTGTGGAACGTCGGCCTCGTGTTGATGGTGTTCGTCTCGGTCCTACCGGTCGGCTTCCTCCAGTTGGAGACCGCCTTCGCCGTGAGCTACGACGCCGCCCGGAGCGTGGCGTTCTACGAACGACCGCTCGTGCAGGCGCTGTTCTGGGCGCGGATGCCCGGCGACACCCTGCTGATCCTCGGGACTCTCGTCTTCGGCTACGACGTGGTCGTGAAACTCCGACACCTGCGGCCGGCGGTGTCGGACGCCGAGGACCGGCAGTGGTCGCCCTCCGTGGTGCTGGGTGACGACTGAGGCCGCCGCCCGTGTTCACAGCCCACGGTATCATCGGACGAACTAAGCCGACACCCGTCGTAGCACGGGTATGGCCGAAGCTACGAAGGGACAGAAACGACTGATGGTCGGGCTGTTCGCGGTGGCGATCAGTATCACGCTGCTCGGCATCGCCGTGATCTGGGTTCTCAGCGGCTGATCGGCGCGCCGACGCTCACTCGGGGCGGTGCTCGACGCCCGCGTTCCCGTCCGCCCGTCGGCGGCGGAGCGCGGCCTGCGCGTTGCTCGCGTCGTAGCCGAACAGCACGTCTTTCGCGTAGGCCTCCGCCACCTCGGTCGCGTGCAGGAGGTCGTCGATGTCGACGTTCACCGCGTACAGTTCGATGGAAACGTCCACGTCGAGGTCGGCGAGTCGGCTCTCGAACCCTTTGGCGATGGTCTCCAGCCAGTAGGTCGTCCCGTAGTGGATGTCGTACAGGGGGACGACGAACTCGTCCACGAAGTCGGCCAGCACGTCCAGGTCGAGGCCGGCACGCTCGAACAGGTGGCCGGGGTACGGATCGGGGTACAGCGTCAGGTAGGTCCGACCGGGAATCCGGTCGTTCGCGTCGGCCACGAAGTCGCTGATGACCGTCGCCCGCCACTCGCCGCGGTCCTCGAAGGGACTCTCGGCGAACAGGCGCTCACAGCGATCGCAGTGACAGTACTCGGCGCGGGGGAAGCCAACGTCGTCCAGTCGCACGTCCTCGTTTTCCGCCGCGCAGTCGGCGATTATCTCCAGCAGACCGGCGCGGTACTCGGGGTGCGTCGGGCAGATGTACGCCCAGTCGAAGTACGTCCGGTCGCGGGTGGCGCGGTTCCCGTCGGGGTCCACGGGGACGAGGTCGGGGTTCCCCTCGGCGGCCGCGTTGTCGCCGAAACAGGAGACCATGTTGACCGCGTTCGGCAGGGGTTCGGCCGACCGGCCGGTCACGTCTTTCACCTCGTAGAAACCCAGATCGAACTCGGCCCACTCGACCTCCTCCGCGTTGCGCGTGACGACCCCGTACATGACCTGCGGTACGTGTCGGTCGTGGGTAAGTGGTGCGGTCTCGGCGCTCTGTCGGTGGTGTGGGACCCGGCGGTGTTCTCGGTGCTGTCGCTCTCCGGTGCGACCGTCACGGAAAACGGGAAGGGCGGCGGGTACCCGCCGTGGTTCGGTTACTCTTCGACTTCGACTTCGATGGCGTCGTTGCCACCGGAGACGGCGATGTAGGCGACTGCGACGAGGGCCAGTACGAGCAGGAGTTTCGCTTTACCGGACATATCAGTCAACTACGCCCAGCAGGTACAAAGTGATTTCGACGGACTTCGGTCGGCGGTAGCCGAGTGTGGTCGGCGGGATCGGCGTTCGGCGGTCTGGCGCGAGAGTCCCCCGCGCTCACTGACTCTCGATGTGCTCGGCGATCTGCTCGCGGACGATGGTGCCACAGTACTCACAGCGCACGCCGTCGGGGAGGACCTCGAAGCGTGACTCGACCGGTTCACTGCCGCTCGTGATGCAGTTCGTGTTCGGACACGCGAGGATGCCCGTCACCACGTCGGGGCGCTCGACGCGGAGTTTCTCGACGACCTCGTAGTCCCGGATGATGTTGATCGTCGCCTCGGGCGCGATCAGCGAGAGGACGTCCACCTCGGACTGGCTGAGTTCCCGGTCCTCGACCTTCACCACGTCCTTCCGGCCGAGTCGTCCGGAGGGGACGTTCATCCCCACGGAGACCTGCTCGCCGGCCGAGCCGTCGATGTCGAGGATGGTCAGGACGTTCAGTGCCTGCCCGCCCGTGACGTGGTCGATGACGGTTCCGTTGCGGATCTTGGAGACGCGGAGTTCTGTGTCGCTCATAGCAGTCGGTCCAGCAGGGCCATCCGTACCGGGACGCCGTTGTGTGCCTGTTCGAAGTAGTTCGCGTGAGTCGTCTCGTCGATGTCGGGCGCGATCTCGTCCACGCGCGGCAGGGGGTGCATGATCGACAGGTCCGCCTTCGCGTCGTCCAGCGTCTCGGCGTCGATCTGGTACTCGCCGGCGACCTTCCGGTACTCGTTCTCGTCGGGGAACCGCTCGCGCTGGATGCGGGTGACGTACAGCACGTCCAGTTCCGGCAGGATCGCCTCCAGGTCGGTGTGCTCTCTGACCTGTGCGCCGGCCTCGTGGAGGTCGTACCGGACACTGCGTGGGAGGCGCAGACTCTCGGGGCTGATGAAGTGCTGGCGGGCGTCGAAGTTCGTCAGCGCGGTCGAGAGCGAGTGAACGGTCCGGCCGTACTTCAGATCGCCCATGATCCCGATGGTGAGATCGTCCAGGCCGGCCGACTCGCGGATCGTGAACAGATCGAGCAGGGTCTGACTCGGGTGGTGGCCCGCGCCGTCGCCGGCGTTGATCAGTGGCACGTCCACGAACTCGGAGGCCATCTTCGCCGACCCCTCGCTCGGGTGCCGGAGGACGATGGCGTCGGCGTACCCCTCCACGACGCGCATCGTGTCGGCGAGGCTCTCGCCTTTCTTCACCGACGAGGACTCGACCGACCCCATGTCGACGGTCTCGCCGCCGAGGCGCTTTGCGGCCGCGTCGAAGCTCATCTTCGTGCGGGTGCTCGGCTCGAAGAAACACAGCGCGAGGAGCGTGTCGGCGTGGCGCTCGCGGAACGCTGATGGATCGTCGGCGATCTCGACCGCCCGGTCGAGGATCGCCTCGATGTCGTCCCGCGAGAGTTCTTTCGCGGTGACGAGGTGGTCCTGTGGCATCACGTGAGACAGGTGGCGGGGGCGTCTTGAATCTCCCGAGTCGGGGTGGCGGAGGAGCGAGATGCACGGCGAGACGCGCGACTCTCGACCGTGATCACAGGACCCGATCCACACCCGGCACCGTGTGGCGCAGGGTCTCCCGGAAGTGTCTGCTGATCGCCAGCAGGACCGTGAAGTAGACGCCGGCACCGATCCCGACGACGAGGACCAGCCAGACGATCGACTGGATCGAGACCACGTACTCCCGGAGGCCGACGACGATCCCGAGCATCGACAGTCCCGCGAGCGTCTGCTCGGCCATCGGCCGCGTGAGGACGACGCCGCCGTAGTCGGTGTGTGCGAGGTACTGGTAGACGACGACCCGGAGCGCCTCGGCGGTGATGGTGGCCGCGATCACACCCATCAGGCCGTAGGTGTACCCCAGCGCGACTGCGAGGGGGACGTGAACCAGCAGGACCAGCACGTTCACCCGGAAGATCGTTCGCGGGCGGTCGGTCCCCTCCAGCACCGCCTCGAAGGGGAGCCGGAAGGTGTTGAACACCTGGAACAGCGCCATCCCGGTGATCGCCAGCGCTGGCCCGTCGGCGTACGACTCGTCGAAGAAGAGCAGGAGCGCGTCGTCGATGGCGAGCGCGCCGAAGAACAGTGGAATCGCGATCAGTCCGGTGTACGACAGCGAGTTGGCGAGGTCGGCACGCACGTCGCCGCCCGCCGAGTCGACGCCGGAGGACTTCACCGACAGCGCGTCGCGGATGCTCCCGGCGAACATCGCGGCCGGCATCGCCAGGCGCTTGGCGAGTCCGTACATCCCCGCGCCGGACGCGCCGACCGGTCCCGCCAGCGCGACGCCGGCCAGCCCCTTGATGATCAGCACGTCGGCACTGCTGTAGAGGTTCGTCAGCATCGAGGTCGGGACGCTCCAGCGCGCGAAGTCGTAGACGGTCCGGGCGGTCTCGGCGGTCGGAATCGCCGGCGTCACCTTGCTGGCGACCGCCGAGACGACGCCCGTGAGGAACGTCGCGGCGACGAGACCGACCACGAGGCCGAACGTCTCCAACCCCCACCAGATCAGGAGAATCTGTGCGACGAACGTCAGCACGCTCCGGAGGGCGTCGGCCCACGACGAGGCCGCCGGGTGGCCCGTGCCGGAGTAGAAGCGGTTCGTGACGTTGAACAGACCGAGGCTGAAGACCACCAGCACGACCCCCAAGGCGAGGTCGCTACTGCCGAAGTAGTCGGCGGCCCACGGTTCGACGAGGAGGTAAACGACGACGAGGATCACGGTGAAGACACCGTGGGCGAGGATGCCGACGCCGAGGAACTCCGGTGGGTCGATGTCGACCTCGCTGACGCGCTTCTTGATCGCGGTGCCGATGCCGGCGGGAATCTGCGCGAGGACGAACGCCGCCGCCAGCACCGCCTCGTAGTTTCCCATCCCCTCCCGGCCGATGAGGAAGGTAAAGAGGAGGTAGCCGCCGAAGCCGATGGCGGCCATCAGGACCTTCGACCCGAGCGCGAGCAGTGCCTCGCGTCCGACCGACAGCGTCGGCGTGTCCTTCATCTCACTCCATGTACCCCAGGTCGGCGAGTCGCTGTTCGACCTCGTCCTCGCGGTCGTCGTCGCCCACGTCGTCCTCGCGGGTCAGTGCCGGCGGAATCTCGTCGCGCGTCAGGACGGTGGGGTCGGGGGTACCGTCTGCCAGCAGATCGGTCCGGACCTCGCCGTCGAAGCCGGGCGATATCGGATCGCCGAGCGCCGCGAGCAGGGTCGGGAGCATGTCGACGATGCTCATGCCCTCTATCTCCTCGGCGACGCCGTCCTCGCCGTCGGCGAACGCCGGGCCGTCCACCGCGACGATGCCCCGGTAGCGGTGCTCGTAGTTGTCGGTCCCGGAGGTCACACCGCCGGTCGGC
This genomic window from Salinirubrum litoreum contains:
- a CDS encoding lipopolysaccharide biosynthesis protein, which encodes MKDTPTLSVGREALLALGSKVLMAAIGFGGYLLFTFLIGREGMGNYEAVLAAAFVLAQIPAGIGTAIKKRVSEVDIDPPEFLGVGILAHGVFTVILVVVYLLVEPWAADYFGSSDLALGVVLVVFSLGLFNVTNRFYSGTGHPAASSWADALRSVLTFVAQILLIWWGLETFGLVVGLVAATFLTGVVSAVASKVTPAIPTAETARTVYDFARWSVPTSMLTNLYSSADVLIIKGLAGVALAGPVGASGAGMYGLAKRLAMPAAMFAGSIRDALSVKSSGVDSAGGDVRADLANSLSYTGLIAIPLFFGALAIDDALLLFFDESYADGPALAITGMALFQVFNTFRLPFEAVLEGTDRPRTIFRVNVLVLLVHVPLAVALGYTYGLMGVIAATITAEALRVVVYQYLAHTDYGGVVLTRPMAEQTLAGLSMLGIVVGLREYVVSIQSIVWLVLVVGIGAGVYFTVLLAISRHFRETLRHTVPGVDRVL
- a CDS encoding nitric-oxide reductase large subunit; the encoded protein is MRVRKQTLAKLLLVVFVVNLVVMGAGALLAYEQAPPIPRAVQGPDGETLVTKGEVQEGKTVFQRDGLMNHGSILGNGAYFGPDYTADTLDLKVQYMREYYAEERHGTTYDALSGPEQAAVDQRVETELDDEYGETGVVQYSAAETYAHRQVREVYVERYHEGSLERGVPAGMIDSEGEARRFADFALWTAWMSHTDRPGSDHTFTNDWPYQPTAGNEPTTAAMTWSVIAMVLLVAGAGVGVWLYKSVELPEPETDGVSVPHPEDVDLVPSQRAAVTFVPVAALLFVGQVMLGGLLAHYYVERGGFFGLGELLGVNVVSLLPFAIAKTWHIDLGVLWIATLWIGAGLFLPPLLTGYEPDGQSRLIHGLLGALVVVVVGGLSGIWLGAQGYIDGSLWWILGNEGLEYLEVGKLWQVGLLAGFVGWAYLVARGFKPLLDREPRHGLAHMILYAGGSIALLFVAGFLFTPKTNIAVTEFWRWWVVHMWVEGAFEFFIVAVVGLTLVSMNLLSKRSAEKAVLLEALFVMGTGVIGVSHHYWWIGMPDLWVPIGSVFSTLELIPLVFILFEAINEYRAMATAGEAFPYSLPFAFIVASGVWNFVGAGVLGFFINLPLVNYYEHGTYLTVGHAHAAMFGAFGFLALGMATYMLRIAVREVHWSTRRLRAAFWLWNVGLVLMVFVSVLPVGFLQLETAFAVSYDAARSVAFYERPLVQALFWARMPGDTLLILGTLVFGYDVVVKLRHLRPAVSDAEDRQWSPSVVLGDD
- the pyrI gene encoding aspartate carbamoyltransferase regulatory subunit, which codes for MSDTELRVSKIRNGTVIDHVTGGQALNVLTILDIDGSAGEQVSVGMNVPSGRLGRKDVVKVEDRELSQSEVDVLSLIAPEATINIIRDYEVVEKLRVERPDVVTGILACPNTNCITSGSEPVESRFEVLPDGVRCEYCGTIVREQIAEHIESQ
- the pyrB gene encoding aspartate carbamoyltransferase; this translates as MPQDHLVTAKELSRDDIEAILDRAVEIADDPSAFRERHADTLLALCFFEPSTRTKMSFDAAAKRLGGETVDMGSVESSSVKKGESLADTMRVVEGYADAIVLRHPSEGSAKMASEFVDVPLINAGDGAGHHPSQTLLDLFTIRESAGLDDLTIGIMGDLKYGRTVHSLSTALTNFDARQHFISPESLRLPRSVRYDLHEAGAQVREHTDLEAILPELDVLYVTRIQRERFPDENEYRKVAGEYQIDAETLDDAKADLSIMHPLPRVDEIAPDIDETTHANYFEQAHNGVPVRMALLDRLL